In a genomic window of Leishmania infantum JPCM5 genome chromosome 3:
- a CDS encoding putative elongation initiation factor 2 alpha subunit, whose amino-acid sequence MASYCVTDSPETVDYKTKCCCRTTDNVYYAVPKEYFRLNQSLARRKLLLAEPFPVPVDCKTLDHLLVLLEKATILSAQVVEGETKGSNNERPEWMRDLNKRQQKFVCGCLGITSWDGKDIPFYVETMPKINDVVWVKITQVNDTSAVVQLLEYGKREGIIPYTEVTRRRVRSMGKLIKVGRTEPAQVIRIDKDKGYIDLSKKLVTPNEAKACEAHFRQGNEVRSIVCHVAELCDIPAMDAMEMIAYPLYQREPGKHAWTWLYELNQTEDVERILGPLKLDKAISDCLMSTLKNAMRLKVLTLFAEVEITCFACDGVEAIRDVLILGRSYGEGSDPQIHLSVNIIGPPKYGIRARTDMKEEGIQRMKEAIEAMTAEIKKRGGQLKVVTPPQPHGDADEGKKGLDGEDDDDEDAD is encoded by the coding sequence ATGGCTTCTTACTGTGTCACCGATAGTCCCGAAACTGTGGACTACAAAACgaagtgctgctgccgaacgACGGACAATGTCTACTATGCCGTTCCAAAAGAGTACTTTCGCCTCAATCAGAGCCTGGCGCGGCGAAAGCTTCTATTAGCGGAGCCGTTCCCTGTTCCAGTGGACTGCAAAACTCTGGACCACTTGCTGGTGCTCCTTGAGAAGGCCACAATTCTCTCCGCTCAGGTTGTGGAGGGTGAGACGAAGGGTAGCAATAACGAGCGTCCGGAGTGGATGCGTGACTTGAACAAGCGTCAGCAGAAGTTTGTTTGCGGGTGCCTGGGCATCACCTCATGGGATGGCAAGGACATTCCGTTCTACGTGGAAACGATGCCCAAGATCAACGACGTCGTTTGGGTGAAAATCACCCAGGTGAATGACACCTCGGCGGtagtgcagctgctcgagtaCGGCAAGCGCGAAGGCATTATTCCGTACACGGAGGTGACTAGGCGCCGTGTGCGCTCGATGGGAAAGCTGATCAAGGTAGGCCGTACCGAGCCGGCGCAGGTGATTCGTATCGACAAGGACAAGGGTTATATTGACTTGTCAAAGAAGCTGGTAACGCCCAACGAAGCAAAGGCGTGCGAAGCGCACTTCCGCCAGGGGAACGAAGTTCGCTCTATTGTTTGCCATGTCGCTGAGCTGTGCGATATCCCCGCTATGGATGCAATGGAAATGATCGCCTATCCGCTTTACCAGCGGGAACCGGGCAAGCACGCGTGGACGTGGCTTTACGAACTGAACCAGACGGAAGACGTGGAGCGCATTCTGGGTCCGCTGAAGCTTGACAAAGCCATATCGGACTGCCTGATGTCGACGCTGAAAAACGCGATGCGGCTGAAGGTGTTGACGCTGTTTGCGGAAGTCGAGATCACGTGCTTTGCGTGTGATGGTGTGGAGGCGATCCGCGACGTCCTCATTCTTGGCCGCAGCTACGGAGAAGGCAGCGATCCCCAGATCCACCTGTCCGTCAATATCATCGGACCCCCCAAGTATGGCATCCGAGCGCGCACGGATATGAAGGAAGAGGGTATTCAGCGAATGAAAGAGGCAATAgaggcgatgacggcggaAATCAAGAAGCGCGGTGGCCAGCTGAAGGTGGTGACGCCTCCGCAGCCTcacggcgacgcagacgaaGGCAAGAAGGGTTTGGATGGAGAggacgatgatgatgaggATGCTGACTAA